One segment of Mycobacterium spongiae DNA contains the following:
- a CDS encoding arylsulfatase: MVDLPHGEQPFAGVMNPSVADSTPVKPSIVSPPPGAPNVVVVLLDDVGFGAPSTFGGPVPTPALDRIAGAGLRYNQFHTTALCSPTRAALLTGRNHHSAHMGTICEVAYGFPGYDSVIPRSTATIAEVLRMNGYSTGLFGKAHFTPTWETGPAGPFDHWPTGLGFERFYGFLGGDTSQYEPALYDQTTPVQPHLGRDDYHLTEDLADQAIGWIRRQKTAAPEKPFFMYFAPGATHSPHQVWSEWSDMFAGQFDDGWDALRERIYAKQIEMGIIPSDARLTPRPDQVPAWADYDERYRPVARRLMEVYAGFLAHTDAQIGRVVDAIEQLGQWDNTLFIYVTGDNGASAEGTVHGAWSSPAFQNGLPEDPELLLEHIDDFGTERCENHYNVGWAWALDSPFQWMKQVASHFGGTRNGMALSWPRGITTAGEQRSQFHHVIDIVPTILDATGIEMPERVNGFEQKPIEGVSMQYSFDDADADERHTTQYFEIFGNRAVYHEGWVAACFHGRVPWIRTGSNPFGDNERWELYHIKDDFSQGVDLAAQYPEKLAELQAVFDAEARKYNVYPLSDATFARALPANRPSLFGDRTTATFYADHVRIPETSTVSFTSTSFELRAQLQIPAGGAQGVVICLGGKMAGWSLYLLDGVPTFTYNYLGHEITTVAADRKLTEGQVNLGVSFDYDGGGLGMGGMLSLSVNDAVVASGRIERTVPFRFSMSGETLDVGVDTGSLVVPYGHEFRFTGRIDKIDATVSPRPADLVAALAQSEVRAALASQ, from the coding sequence ATGGTCGATCTACCACACGGGGAGCAGCCGTTCGCCGGGGTCATGAACCCTTCGGTGGCCGACTCCACCCCCGTAAAGCCGTCGATCGTCTCTCCGCCCCCGGGCGCCCCGAACGTTGTGGTCGTCTTGCTCGACGACGTTGGTTTCGGCGCCCCGTCGACGTTCGGCGGGCCGGTGCCAACACCGGCGCTGGATCGGATTGCCGGCGCGGGCTTGCGCTACAACCAGTTCCACACCACCGCGCTGTGTTCGCCCACGCGTGCCGCGTTGCTGACCGGGCGCAATCACCACAGCGCGCATATGGGCACCATTTGCGAGGTCGCCTATGGATTTCCCGGTTACGACAGTGTGATACCACGGAGCACGGCGACTATCGCTGAGGTGCTGCGCATGAACGGCTATAGCACCGGCCTGTTCGGCAAGGCGCACTTCACTCCGACCTGGGAGACTGGCCCCGCCGGACCGTTCGACCATTGGCCCACCGGACTTGGCTTCGAGCGGTTCTACGGCTTCCTGGGCGGCGACACCTCACAGTATGAACCGGCGCTCTATGACCAGACCACACCGGTGCAGCCGCACCTCGGCCGCGATGACTACCACCTCACCGAGGATCTCGCGGACCAGGCGATCGGGTGGATTCGCCGGCAGAAGACGGCGGCGCCCGAGAAGCCCTTCTTCATGTACTTCGCGCCGGGCGCAACACATAGCCCCCACCAAGTGTGGTCGGAATGGTCGGACATGTTCGCGGGCCAATTCGACGACGGCTGGGACGCGCTGCGCGAGCGGATCTATGCCAAGCAGATCGAGATGGGCATCATTCCCAGCGATGCCCGGTTGACGCCGCGTCCCGACCAAGTACCAGCTTGGGCCGACTATGACGAGCGGTACCGGCCGGTGGCCCGCCGGTTGATGGAGGTCTACGCAGGCTTCCTGGCCCACACCGATGCTCAGATAGGACGGGTCGTCGACGCTATCGAGCAGTTGGGGCAGTGGGACAACACGCTATTCATCTATGTGACCGGCGACAACGGGGCCTCAGCCGAAGGAACGGTGCATGGGGCGTGGAGTTCGCCAGCGTTTCAGAACGGTCTGCCCGAGGACCCCGAGTTGCTCCTCGAGCACATTGACGACTTCGGCACTGAGCGCTGCGAGAACCACTACAACGTCGGCTGGGCGTGGGCGCTCGACTCGCCATTCCAGTGGATGAAGCAGGTAGCGTCCCACTTCGGCGGCACCCGCAACGGCATGGCCCTATCGTGGCCGCGGGGGATCACCACGGCGGGGGAGCAGCGCAGTCAGTTCCACCACGTCATCGACATCGTCCCTACGATCCTGGATGCCACCGGAATCGAGATGCCCGAGCGAGTTAACGGCTTCGAGCAGAAGCCGATCGAAGGTGTCAGCATGCAGTACTCGTTTGACGATGCCGACGCCGACGAGCGCCACACCACCCAGTATTTCGAGATCTTTGGCAATCGCGCCGTTTACCATGAGGGTTGGGTTGCGGCGTGTTTCCACGGGCGAGTGCCCTGGATCCGCACAGGTAGTAACCCGTTCGGCGACAACGAACGCTGGGAGCTCTACCACATCAAGGACGATTTCAGTCAAGGTGTCGACCTCGCCGCACAATACCCGGAGAAACTTGCCGAGTTGCAGGCCGTTTTCGATGCCGAAGCGCGCAAGTACAACGTTTATCCGCTCAGCGATGCAACGTTCGCCCGGGCGCTGCCGGCGAACCGGCCGAGTCTCTTCGGTGATCGCACCACCGCCACCTTCTACGCCGATCATGTGCGCATCCCCGAGACGTCGACAGTGTCCTTTACCAGCACTTCCTTCGAGCTACGGGCGCAGTTGCAGATACCGGCGGGTGGCGCGCAAGGCGTGGTCATCTGTCTGGGCGGCAAGATGGCGGGATGGAGCCTGTACTTGTTGGACGGCGTGCCAACGTTTACCTACAACTACCTGGGTCATGAGATTACGACGGTAGCGGCAGACCGGAAGTTGACGGAAGGTCAAGTAAATCTTGGTGTTTCGTTTGACTACGACGGCGGTGGCCTCGGCATGGGGGGAATGCTGTCACTGTCGGTCAATGATGCAGTGGTAGCCAGCGGTCGCATCGAGCGGACAGTTCCGTTCCGGTTCTCGATGTCCGGCGAGACCCTGGACGTCGGCGTGGACACCGGTTCGCTGGTCGTGCCCTACGGGCATGAGTTCCGCTTCACAGGTCGCATCGACAAAATCGACGCCACCGTGAGCCCTCGACCCGCTGATCTCGTCGCGGCGCTGGCCCAGAGTGAAGTCCGGGCCGCACTCGCTTCGCAATAG
- a CDS encoding GAP family protein, whose translation MWSGLIPLILGSVLEPIALVITIMLLGTSSGLRSSSAWVGGHIVTNLIQGVVFGLILHWGKRTADPDQGHHWIVSTVLLVVAVVFLVTAAREFLSDDDPDAPPPKWMSLLMAATPTKSFLIGAGVATVSVKTWVFTLAAISVIGTAGLGRVISIVTFVSFVLLTLSANLLVVGIAAIFPEQSRSLLDRILRWLQDNNRPIVVVAGVVFGVWFGTKALHGLGVF comes from the coding sequence ATGTGGAGCGGTCTTATACCGCTAATTCTCGGTAGCGTGCTGGAACCGATTGCGCTCGTGATCACGATCATGTTGCTAGGCACCTCTTCTGGTCTGCGGTCCTCGAGCGCCTGGGTCGGCGGCCACATCGTCACGAATCTGATTCAAGGCGTCGTTTTCGGCTTGATCCTGCATTGGGGAAAGCGCACTGCTGACCCTGATCAAGGCCACCACTGGATCGTGTCGACCGTGCTGCTGGTGGTAGCCGTGGTGTTTCTGGTCACGGCTGCGCGGGAGTTCCTGAGCGACGACGATCCCGATGCGCCGCCGCCGAAGTGGATGTCGTTGTTGATGGCTGCAACGCCTACCAAGTCGTTCTTGATCGGCGCGGGCGTCGCGACCGTTTCGGTGAAGACGTGGGTGTTCACATTGGCCGCGATCAGTGTGATTGGCACCGCCGGTTTGGGGCGAGTTATCAGCATCGTCACCTTCGTCAGTTTCGTGCTACTGACGTTGAGCGCGAACCTGCTCGTCGTCGGTATCGCTGCGATATTCCCGGAGCAGTCGCGCTCCCTGTTGGACCGCATCCTGCGCTGGCTACAGGACAACAACCGACCAATCGTCGTTGTTGCCGGCGTCGTGTTCGGGGTGTGGTTCGGCACCAAAGCGTTGCATGGCTTGGGGGTTTTCTAG
- a CDS encoding MPT63 family protein: MKLTTMMKTAVAAAVMAATATITAPIALATYPITGQLGSELTTTDSVGQVEYGWTVGDLKSSADTIPGYPVAGQLWEATATANAIRGTLTPAISQFNACPANAVCYRVLWQAATANGISGATILQGTQSTGKIYFDVTGPEPTTVTMNNGMEDLMVWTP; this comes from the coding sequence ATGAAGCTCACCACGATGATGAAGACGGCGGTGGCGGCCGCGGTCATGGCAGCGACCGCTACCATCACCGCACCGATCGCGTTGGCCACATATCCCATCACCGGACAACTCGGCAGCGAGTTAACGACGACAGACTCCGTTGGCCAAGTGGAGTACGGCTGGACAGTCGGCGATCTCAAGTCCAGTGCTGACACCATCCCCGGCTATCCCGTGGCCGGCCAGCTCTGGGAAGCCACGGCGACCGCCAACGCGATCCGCGGCACCCTGACTCCGGCTATCTCGCAGTTCAATGCCTGCCCGGCCAACGCGGTCTGCTACCGGGTTCTGTGGCAAGCGGCAACGGCGAACGGGATCAGCGGAGCCACGATCCTGCAAGGCACACAATCGACCGGAAAAATCTACTTCGATGTCACCGGTCCGGAGCCGACCACAGTGACAATGAACAACGGGATGGAAGACCTCATGGTGTGGACGCCCTAG
- a CDS encoding IS110 family transposase has protein sequence MIFIGDDWAEDHHDVHVMDQAGTRLASRRLSEGLTGVRQLHELIAAHAEEPGQVVIGIETDRGLWVGALAAAGYQVFAINPLAVARYRDRHHVSGAKSDASDAKLLADLVRTDRHNHRSLAGDSSTAEAIKVLARAHQNLIWARTRHTNALRSTLREYYPSALAAFEDLAHGDTLEVLRRAPTPEQATRLSLPAIQSALKRGGRQRYIAARAREILAALRTEQLSAPAAVSAAFAASTRAAVSIIAELNRQINELEASLADHFETHPDADIYLSLPGLGAVLGARVLGEFGDDPNRYTDAKSRKNYAGTSPLTVASGKKRAVLARHARNRRLYDAIDQWAFCALVASPGARAFYDQHRGAGDTHHQALRALANRLVAILHGCLRHHNRYDEHTAWAHRTPTAA, from the coding sequence GTGATTTTCATCGGAGACGACTGGGCCGAAGACCATCACGACGTGCATGTGATGGACCAGGCCGGTACGCGGTTGGCGTCACGGCGGCTCTCTGAAGGCTTGACCGGCGTTCGCCAGCTCCACGAGCTGATCGCGGCGCACGCCGAGGAGCCGGGTCAGGTGGTGATCGGCATCGAAACCGACCGGGGCTTGTGGGTGGGCGCCCTGGCGGCGGCCGGCTATCAGGTGTTTGCGATCAATCCCCTGGCGGTGGCCCGCTACCGCGATCGCCACCACGTCTCGGGAGCCAAATCCGATGCCAGCGATGCCAAACTGCTGGCTGACTTGGTGCGCACTGATCGACACAACCATCGCTCGCTCGCCGGCGACAGCTCCACCGCTGAAGCCATCAAAGTTCTGGCCCGCGCACATCAGAACCTGATTTGGGCACGCACCCGCCACACCAACGCGCTGCGCAGCACGTTGCGGGAGTACTACCCGAGCGCACTGGCGGCTTTCGAGGACCTCGCCCACGGCGACACCCTGGAGGTGCTCAGGCGCGCCCCTACCCCAGAACAGGCCACCCGGCTGAGCCTGCCAGCGATCCAGTCTGCGCTCAAACGCGGCGGGCGCCAGCGCTATATCGCCGCCCGCGCCCGCGAAATCCTCGCCGCGCTGCGCACCGAGCAGCTATCGGCACCCGCAGCGGTCAGCGCCGCGTTCGCGGCCAGCACCCGCGCCGCGGTCAGCATCATCGCAGAGCTCAACCGCCAGATTAACGAGCTCGAGGCCAGCCTCGCCGACCATTTTGAGACACACCCGGACGCCGACATCTACCTCTCCCTGCCAGGACTCGGTGCTGTACTCGGCGCCCGGGTGCTCGGTGAGTTCGGGGACGACCCGAATCGCTACACCGATGCCAAGTCTCGCAAAAACTACGCCGGAACCTCACCTTTGACTGTTGCGTCGGGCAAGAAACGCGCCGTGCTGGCCCGCCACGCACGCAACCGCCGTCTCTACGACGCCATCGACCAATGGGCCTTCTGCGCCCTGGTGGCCAGCCCCGGCGCCCGCGCGTTCTACGACCAACACCGCGGCGCCGGCGACACCCACCACCAAGCCTTACGCGCCCTAGCCAACCGTCTCGTCGCCATCCTGCACGGCTGCCTACGACACCACAACCGATACGACGAACACACCGCCTGGGCACACCGCACCCCAACTGCCGCTTGA
- a CDS encoding fatty acyl-AMP ligase, producing the protein MEVGSPQESAAPPGLLKIEDCLGANGSVALPPGTTLISLIDRNIANVADAVAYRYLDHTRSAHGHAVEVNWAQFGRRLEAIGARVQQFAGTGDRVAILAPQGIDYVAGFYAAIKAGTIAVPLFAPELPGHAERLDTALRDSEPTAVLTTAAAKGAVEDFLASRPQLRKPHVIVIDQIPDSAGELFTAVDLDSDAVSHLQYTSGSTRPPVGVEITHRAVGTNLVQMILSIDLLDRNTHGVSWLPLYHDMGLSMIGFPAVYGGHSTLMSPTAFVRRPQRWIQALADGSRQGNVVTAAPNFAYEWTAQRGLPAQSDNVDLSNVVLIIGSEPVSIDAITTFNKAFAPYGLPRTAFKPSYGIAEATLFVATIDHGAEASVVYLDREQLGSGRAVRVAPGSPNAVAQVSCGRTARSLWAVIVDPDSGTELPDGDVGEVWLHGDNVGRGYWGRPEETRLTFGGALRSRLERDSHADGSATNDAWLRTGDLGVYLDGDLYITGRIADLVLIDGRSHYPQDIEATVAEASPIVRRGYAAAFSAPAEGSSGLDDSSEGESDQRLVIVAERAAGTSRADPVPAIEAIREAVSRRHGLSVADVVFLSAGSIPRTTSGKLARRACRAQYLSGTLGVH; encoded by the coding sequence ATGGAAGTCGGTTCCCCACAGGAATCCGCGGCGCCTCCTGGCCTGCTCAAGATCGAGGACTGCCTAGGTGCCAATGGCAGCGTTGCACTGCCGCCTGGGACCACACTGATTTCCCTCATAGACCGCAACATCGCGAATGTCGCCGACGCTGTCGCGTATCGCTACCTGGACCACACCCGCTCTGCTCATGGGCACGCCGTCGAGGTGAACTGGGCTCAATTCGGTCGCCGATTGGAGGCCATCGGCGCGCGCGTACAGCAGTTCGCCGGTACCGGCGATCGGGTTGCGATCCTTGCGCCCCAAGGTATCGACTACGTCGCCGGGTTTTATGCAGCGATCAAGGCCGGGACCATCGCGGTTCCGCTGTTCGCACCCGAACTGCCTGGCCATGCCGAACGCCTCGATACCGCACTTCGCGATTCGGAGCCGACGGCCGTGCTGACCACTGCGGCGGCGAAGGGGGCGGTTGAGGATTTTCTGGCCAGCCGCCCGCAGCTGAGGAAGCCGCACGTCATCGTGATCGACCAGATACCCGACTCCGCGGGGGAGCTGTTCACCGCAGTCGACCTCGACAGCGACGCGGTTTCGCACTTGCAGTACACCTCGGGCTCGACACGCCCACCGGTCGGGGTGGAAATCACCCACCGCGCGGTGGGTACCAATCTGGTGCAGATGATCTTGTCGATCGACCTGCTGGACCGGAACACCCACGGGGTCAGCTGGTTACCGCTCTACCACGACATGGGCTTGTCGATGATCGGCTTTCCGGCGGTCTACGGCGGACACTCCACCCTGATGTCACCGACGGCGTTCGTCCGTAGGCCGCAGCGGTGGATCCAGGCATTGGCGGACGGCTCACGGCAGGGCAACGTGGTCACGGCGGCGCCCAACTTCGCGTATGAGTGGACCGCGCAGCGCGGACTCCCCGCACAAAGCGACAATGTCGACCTCAGCAATGTCGTCCTGATCATCGGTTCCGAGCCGGTCAGCATCGACGCGATTACCACGTTCAACAAGGCCTTCGCTCCCTACGGGTTGCCGCGCACGGCGTTCAAACCCTCCTACGGGATTGCCGAGGCGACGCTGTTCGTCGCGACCATTGACCACGGGGCCGAAGCGAGTGTCGTGTATCTCGACCGGGAGCAACTGGGTAGCGGTCGCGCGGTTCGGGTCGCCCCCGGCTCGCCCAACGCCGTCGCTCAAGTGTCATGCGGTCGGACAGCTCGCAGCTTGTGGGCCGTCATCGTCGACCCCGATTCCGGAACCGAACTGCCCGACGGTGACGTCGGCGAGGTCTGGTTGCACGGCGACAACGTGGGCCGCGGCTACTGGGGGCGACCTGAGGAAACGCGGCTGACGTTCGGTGGCGCGCTGCGCTCGCGGCTGGAGCGCGATAGCCACGCCGACGGCTCGGCCACGAACGACGCCTGGCTACGGACCGGGGATCTGGGTGTGTATCTCGACGGTGATCTCTATATCACCGGCCGAATAGCGGATCTGGTGCTCATCGACGGGCGTAGTCACTATCCGCAGGACATCGAGGCCACCGTCGCGGAGGCATCGCCCATCGTTCGGAGGGGATATGCCGCCGCGTTTTCCGCCCCGGCCGAGGGATCCTCGGGTTTGGACGACTCGAGTGAGGGAGAGTCCGATCAGCGCTTGGTGATCGTCGCCGAACGTGCGGCGGGCACCAGCCGCGCCGACCCCGTGCCGGCCATCGAGGCAATCCGCGAGGCGGTGTCGCGCCGTCACGGTCTATCGGTCGCCGACGTTGTGTTCCTTTCGGCCGGCTCGATCCCGCGTACCACGAGCGGCAAACTGGCGCGGCGCGCCTGCCGTGCCCAATATCTCAGTGGAACGCTCGGCGTTCATTAG
- the lipD gene encoding lipase LipD, with protein sequence MAQPSVLTTDSGLPSGVQGACDSRFAGVIRAFAGLYPGRMFGGGALSVYIGGRQVVDVWTGYSDRRGEVPWTSDTGAMVFSATKGLAATVIHRLVDRGLLDYEVPVAEYWPEFGAKGKSEITVSDVLRHRSGLSHLKGVGKKDVLDHLLMEDKLAAAPLDRTHGKMAYHAVTYGWLLSGLARAVTGKGMRQLFREELARPLDTDGLHLGRPPAEAATTAAQTLLPQSKIPTPLLDFIAPKVAGLSFSGLLGAVYFPGILSMLQDDMPFLDGEVPAVNGVVTARALAKVYGALANGGAIEGTQLLSSESVQGLTGQAELWPDLNLGLPFTYHQGYQSSPVPGLLEGYGHIGLGGTIGWADPETGSSFGYVHNRLLTLLLFDIGSFAGLAPLLSGAVAAAREDDPLEVPHFGAPYYEPSAQEKASGT encoded by the coding sequence ATGGCGCAACCGTCCGTACTTACTACCGATAGTGGCCTACCGTCCGGCGTGCAGGGTGCCTGCGATTCACGTTTCGCCGGAGTCATCCGAGCATTCGCCGGGCTCTATCCCGGGCGAATGTTTGGGGGCGGGGCGCTGTCGGTGTACATCGGCGGCCGCCAGGTCGTGGACGTGTGGACCGGGTATTCCGATCGGCGCGGCGAGGTGCCGTGGACGTCCGATACCGGCGCGATGGTGTTCTCCGCGACCAAGGGGTTAGCGGCGACGGTGATTCATCGCCTGGTCGACCGCGGCCTCCTGGACTACGAGGTACCGGTCGCAGAGTATTGGCCGGAGTTCGGCGCCAAAGGCAAGTCCGAGATCACGGTCAGCGATGTGCTACGGCATCGATCGGGCCTTTCACATCTCAAGGGTGTGGGCAAGAAAGACGTGCTCGATCACCTCTTGATGGAGGACAAACTGGCCGCCGCGCCGCTCGACCGCACGCACGGAAAGATGGCCTATCACGCCGTGACGTACGGATGGCTGCTGTCTGGTCTAGCCCGGGCCGTGACCGGAAAAGGAATGCGTCAACTATTCCGCGAAGAGCTCGCCCGACCGCTCGACACCGACGGACTTCATCTGGGCCGCCCGCCGGCTGAAGCGGCTACCACAGCCGCACAGACACTGTTGCCGCAGTCCAAGATACCCACGCCGCTGCTCGACTTCATTGCGCCGAAGGTTGCGGGACTATCGTTCTCCGGGCTGCTTGGAGCGGTCTACTTCCCGGGCATCCTCTCGATGCTGCAAGACGATATGCCGTTCCTCGACGGTGAGGTGCCGGCAGTCAACGGTGTGGTGACCGCGCGGGCGCTAGCCAAGGTCTACGGCGCCCTGGCCAATGGCGGTGCCATCGAGGGAACGCAACTGTTGTCATCCGAATCGGTGCAGGGGCTCACCGGACAGGCCGAACTATGGCCGGACCTGAACCTTGGCCTTCCCTTTACCTACCACCAGGGTTACCAATCTTCGCCGGTCCCAGGGCTCTTGGAAGGATATGGCCACATTGGTCTCGGTGGCACCATCGGATGGGCCGATCCGGAAACCGGCAGTTCGTTCGGCTACGTGCACAACCGCCTCTTGACACTCCTGTTGTTCGACATTGGCTCGTTCGCAGGGCTGGCTCCGCTGCTGAGCGGAGCCGTCGCGGCCGCACGCGAAGACGATCCGCTGGAGGTGCCTCATTTCGGTGCGCCCTACTACGAACCGAGTGCCCAGGAAAAGGCGTCAGGTACCTAG